One genomic region from Mytilus trossulus isolate FHL-02 chromosome 9, PNRI_Mtr1.1.1.hap1, whole genome shotgun sequence encodes:
- the LOC134683621 gene encoding collagen alpha-1(X) chain-like produces the protein MKGCTYIMYLALFLLFWSPVQSKECCSNNKLMRSIKYQFNLMNPDECGTETTDGVKSAFSANLHNHLSKVSKHTKLIFGTVITNTGDAYDKTTGVFTSPRDCTFYFSWTMFTNPGGSCPTELVKNGNPVGLANLTWNEGSKWNHSSTQTGVLSLKKHDKIWIRIILTGDGYCYSGIYTSFNGFEI, from the exons ATGAAG GGATGCACATACATTATGTATCTTGCTTTGTTTCTTCTGTTCTGGTCCCCTGTTCAATCAAAGGAGTGTTGCAGTAACAACAAATTGATGAGGAGTATAAAATACCAATTTAATCTCATGAATCCTGATGAATGCGGGACTGAAACAAccg atGGTGTAAAGTCAGCTTTCTCAGCCAATTTACACAATCATCTGTCGAAGGTATCAAAGCATACAAAACTTATATTTGGTACCGTGATAACAAACACTGGGGACGCATATGATAAAACAACCGGCGTGTTCACCAGCCCGCGTGATTGTACATTTTACTTTTCCTGGACAATGTTTACAAACCCAGGGGGAAGCTGTCCTACTGAACTTGTGAAGAATGGTAATCCTGTTGGGTTAGCAAATCTAACTTGGAATGAAGGTAGTAAATGGAATCATTCATCAACACAGACGGGTGTCCTTTCTTTGAAGAAACATGACAAAATTTGGATAAGAATTATACTAACTGGTGATGGATACTGCTACAGCGGGATATATACTTCTTTTAATGGATtcgaaatttaa